The genomic interval TCACGCGCCTCCTGGTCGCCGAGGTCGAGGCGCTGAAGGTCGGCCCGGGCAGCGATCCGGCGACCACCCTGTGCCCGTTGTCCAGCCCGAAGCAGCGCGACAGCGTCCTCGCCCACCTCGCGGGGGCCGTGGAACAAGGCGCCACCGTCCTCACCGGCGGTCACGCGGACACCGACGGCGACCGCGCGCACGGCTGCTTCGTCCAGCCGACCGTGCTCGCCGGCGTCACCGCCGAGACGGCGATCTGGCGCGAGGAGGTGTTTGGACCGGTCCTCGCCGTGCGCGCCGTGGACGACTTCACGCAGGCCGTCGACGCGGTCAACGACTCCGAATTCGGCCTCGCCGCCGCCGTGTTCACCCGCGACCTCACCTCCGCGTACCGCTTCGCCGACGAGGCCGAGTGCGGGCAGATCGCCGTCAACGCCACCACGCCGGGCTGGGACGTCCACCTGCCCTTCGGCGGCTTCCACGACTCCGGCACCGGCTACAAGGAGCAGGGTGACGAGGTCCTGCGCTTCTCCACCCGGGTCAAGACGGTTGCCATCCACTTCGGCGTCTGAGCAAGTCGGTACGACAGAGATTCGGTACGACAGAGAGGAGGATGCCGATGGCTGACGAGACGATCGGCATCGTCGGCGCCGGCATCGTGGGCCTGGCCACCGCCCGCGAGATCGCCCTGCGCCGCCCTGGCACCCGGGTCGTGGTCCTGGAGAAGGAACACGAGGTCGCCGTCCACCAGACCGGCCACAACTCCGGGGTCGTACACGCCGGCATCTACTACGCGCCGGGCAGCCTCAAGGCCGACCTGTGCGTGCGCGGCGTATCGATCCTGCGCGAGTACTGCCAGGAGCGCGGGCTGCCGTACGACGAGATCGGCAAGCTCGTAGTGGCCGTACGCCAGGACGAGTTGGGCCGGATGGAGAACCTCTACGAGCGGGCCAGGAACAACCACGTGCCCGAACTCCGCAGGATCTCCCAGGAGGAGATCAAGGAGCTGGAGCCGCACGCCGGCGGCATCGCGGCGCTGCACTCGCCACGCACCGCGATCACCGACTACCCGGCGATCGCAAGGGAGTTCGCCAAGGACATCGAGGCCTCCGGCGGCGAGGTGAAGCTCGGATTCCCGGTCACGTCCATCACCAATGTGCCCGGCGGCATCGAGGTCGCCTCGGGTCAACTACGCGTCCGCGTCGACCGGTTGATCCTCTGCGCCGGCCTCCACTCGGACGCCGTGGCGAAGCTGGCGCAGGACACGAGGGAACCGAGGATCGTCCCGTTCCGGGGCGAGTACATGCTCCTCAGGCCGGAGCGCACGAACCTCGTGCGCGGGCTCATCTACCCGGTGCCGGACCCCCGTTACCCCTTCCTCGGCGTGCACTTCACCCCGCGGGTCGACGGCAGCGTCGAGGTCGGCCCGAACGCCGTCCTGGCCCTGGCCAGGGAGGGTTACAAGCTCAGCCGTTTCTCCCTGAAGGACCTCGCCGGACTCGCCGCGTACCCGGGCTCCTGGAAGATGGCCGCCCAGCACTGGCGGACCGGCATCAAGGAGTACCGCGGCTCGCTGTCCGCGAAGGCCTTCATGAAGGACGCCAAGCTGTACGTCCCCGGTGTCGGCGTCTCCGACGTCGTACGCGGCGGGGCAGGCGTCCGCGCCCAGGCACTGGACCCCGACGGCACCCTCGTGGACGACTTCCGCATCCATCAGGTGGGCCGGATCACCGCCGTGCGCAACGCGCCCTCGCCGGCCGCAACGGCGTCCATGGCGATCGCCGAGCACATCGTGGGCGCCGTGTTCGACACCCCGTCCGCACACTGAGAATGCCCTGCGTACAGCGGTGTTTCGCGCAACTACTGCTTGCGCTCCCAGGGCTCGGCAAGGCCCTCTCGCCCGCCTAGCGTTCCTTCCGTAAAGACCTTCGAGAGAAAGAGCTCACGACATGTTCGTTGTCGACACGCAGATCCACATCTGGAAGGAAGAGACCCCGGACCGCCCCTGGGTCCCGGGCGCGCGGGAGCGCATCCGCCTCAACGGACACCGCGAGGACCCCTTCTCCTACGAAGAGGCCCTGGAGCTGATGGACGAGGCCGGCGTCAACCGGGCCCTGATCCTGCCGCCGTCCTGGGAGGGCGACCGCATCGACTACGCCCTGGAGGCCTGCGAGGCGCACCCGGACCGCTTCGGCATCATGGCGCGCATCCCGCAGAACAAGCCCGAAGAGGGCAAGGCGATGCTGGCGGACTTCGCGCAGAACCCGCATGTGAAGGGCACGCGCCTCACCTTCCACCGGCCGCAGGACCGCAACTGGATGATCGACGGCACCAACGACTGGTACTGGCCGATCGCCGAGGAGCTGCGCGTCCCGACGATGGTCCACGCGCCCATCTGGAAGCGGGAGTTGGGCGAGATCGCCGCCAAGCACCCCGAGCTGAAGATCATCATCGACCACATGGGCATCATGGCCCGCTGCGTCGACGACGCGATCGGCTACTGGGTCTCGGAGACCGCCGACCTGGCCGCGCACCCGAACATCTACGTGAAGCTCTCGGCGCTCCCGGGCTACTCCACTCAGCCGTTCCCGAACAACAACATCCAGAAGTACGTCCGCGAGATGGTCGACAAGATGGGCCCGCAGCGCTGCTTCTACGGCACCGACATCACCCGCCTGCTCGGCCACGGCATCACCTACACCGACACGATCGAGCAGTTCACCAAGCACTGGGACTTCACGCCCGAGGAGCTTGAATGGATCATGGGCCGCGGTATCTCCGAGGTCCTGAACTGGCCGATCGAGGGCTGAGGAAACACGAGAGATGACCGACACCAACAACACCCCCGGCGCCGACGGCGGCGACGCTCTCGTCACCGCCTTCAACGCCGTCGGCGCCGACTACATCTTCTGTTCGTCGGGATCCGAGTGGGCCCCCGTCTGGGAGTCCCTGGCCCGCCGCCACCGCGACGGACTGCCCTGCCCGCAGTACCTGGACCTGACCCACGAGACCGTCGCCGTCGGCATGGCCACCGGCTACGGACTCGTCAAGCGCCGCCCGCAGGGCGTACTCCTGCACGCGGCCCCCGGTCTGCTCCAGGGCTCGATGGCCGTGCACGGGGCGCTGCTCGCGGGCGTCCCGATGGTGGTCAGCTCCTCGGAGTCCACCACCTACGGCGACGGCCCCGGCCAGGACCCCGGCGGCCAGTGGTACCGCAACCTCTCCGTCGTGGGCGGCCCGCACCAGATCGCCCAGCCCTTCACCAAGTGGTCCAACGAGGCCGCCAGCGTCCACACCCTTCCCACGATGGTGACGCGGGCGGCGGAACTGGCCTGGCGGGCCCCGGCGGGACCGGCGTACCTGAACGTCCCGCTGGAGATCCTGCTGGAGGAGTGGGACGGGCGCGAGGCCAAGCCGATCGTGCGGCCCGGCTCGACGCACAGTTCGCCCGAAGAGGTCGACCCTGTCGCCCAGTTGATCCGCGAGGCGACGAACCCGGTCATCGTCACGGAGACGGCGGGCCGTGAGGCGGGCGGTTTCGAGGCGCTCGTCGCCTTCGCCGAGGCGTGGAACATCCCGGTCGTCGAGCCCGACTCGGCGGTCTGCGGCAACTTCCCGCGCACCCACCCGCTGCACGCCGGCAGCGACATCGGCCCGTGGATGGACGAGGCGGACCTGATTCTTCTGGTCAACTGCCGTGCTCCCTTCTACCCGCCGTCGCGCCGGCCCTCCAAGGCGACGATCGTCGTCATCGACGAGGTGCCGCAGCGCCCGCACGTCGTCTACCAAGTCCTGTTCGCCGACACGTACTTGGAAGGCAACGTCACCAACACCCTGCGCCAACTGACCAAGCGGGCAAAGGACGTTGACGCGGGAGCCGTAGCGGTACGCCGTGCGGCCCAGGAACAGCGGCACGCCGACGAGCAGGCCGCCATCGCCACCGCGGAGGCAAAGGCGGCGCAGGCGGAGGGCGTTGACCCGGTCCTCGTCGCCGCGACTCTGCGCAGACTGCTGGACGGCCAGGGCGGAATCGTCGTCGACGAGACCATCACGCACAGCCGTGTCGTCAAGCGCCATGTCCAGACCGCCGACCCCGACTCGTACTTCTACGTCCAGGGCGGTCTCGGTCAGGGCATCGCGGTCGCGCTCGGCGTCAAACTCGCCGCGCGGGAACGCCCGGTGGTGCTCACCATCGGCGACGGCGCGTTCACCTACAACCCGGTGATCCCGTCGTACGACGCGTCCAACGCCTACGAACTCCCGTTGCTGATCGTGGTGTTCAACAACCGCGTCTACAAGTCGATGAACATGAACCACCGCAGGTTCTACCCCGAGGGCGCCGCCGCCGACACCGGTGAGTGGCTCGGCACCGATCTGCACCGGCTGCCCCGACTCGCCGCGTTCGCCGAGCCGTTCGGGATGCACACCGAGACCGTCGACGCACCCGAGGCCCTCGCCCCCGCGCTGGAGCGTGCGCTCAAGGCCGTGGCGGAGGGCACCACCGCCGTCGTCGACGTGCTCGTCACCCGCTGAACCAGGAAGGCACCCGCCACCATGTCCGACACCGCAACGCCCAAGCCGGGCAAGGTACTTGTCGCCGCCGACGACCTGCGCACCTTCTCCGCCGCACTCCTGGAGAAGGGCGGCCTGAACGCCGAGCAGGCGCGCACCACCGCCGACGTGTTCGTGTGGGCCGCGCTGCGCGGCGTCGACTCGCACGGCATCGCCCGCGTCCCCGCCTACCTGGAGCTGCTCGCCAAGGGCGTGGCCAACGCCGACGCCGACATCAGCATCGAGTCGACTGCCCCGGCCGCGGCCGTCCTCGACGCCGACCGTGCCCCCGGCCCGGTGGCCCTCAGCGCCGCCGCCGACGAGGCGGTCACCCGGGCCAGGATCAGCGGAGTCGCCGCCGTCGGGGTCCGCCGCACCGTCCACACCGGTGCCATCGGCTACTACGTGTCGAAGATCGCCGAGCAGGGACTCGTCGGCATCGGCTATGTCTCCGGGATGCCCAACATGGGGTACACCGGCGTCAAGGGCGCCGCCGTGGCGACCAGCCCGCTCGCCATCGCCGTACC from Streptomyces sp. NBC_01288 carries:
- the lhgO gene encoding L-2-hydroxyglutarate oxidase gives rise to the protein MADETIGIVGAGIVGLATAREIALRRPGTRVVVLEKEHEVAVHQTGHNSGVVHAGIYYAPGSLKADLCVRGVSILREYCQERGLPYDEIGKLVVAVRQDELGRMENLYERARNNHVPELRRISQEEIKELEPHAGGIAALHSPRTAITDYPAIAREFAKDIEASGGEVKLGFPVTSITNVPGGIEVASGQLRVRVDRLILCAGLHSDAVAKLAQDTREPRIVPFRGEYMLLRPERTNLVRGLIYPVPDPRYPFLGVHFTPRVDGSVEVGPNAVLALAREGYKLSRFSLKDLAGLAAYPGSWKMAAQHWRTGIKEYRGSLSAKAFMKDAKLYVPGVGVSDVVRGGAGVRAQALDPDGTLVDDFRIHQVGRITAVRNAPSPAATASMAIAEHIVGAVFDTPSAH
- a CDS encoding amidohydrolase family protein is translated as MFVVDTQIHIWKEETPDRPWVPGARERIRLNGHREDPFSYEEALELMDEAGVNRALILPPSWEGDRIDYALEACEAHPDRFGIMARIPQNKPEEGKAMLADFAQNPHVKGTRLTFHRPQDRNWMIDGTNDWYWPIAEELRVPTMVHAPIWKRELGEIAAKHPELKIIIDHMGIMARCVDDAIGYWVSETADLAAHPNIYVKLSALPGYSTQPFPNNNIQKYVREMVDKMGPQRCFYGTDITRLLGHGITYTDTIEQFTKHWDFTPEELEWIMGRGISEVLNWPIEG
- a CDS encoding thiamine pyrophosphate-dependent enzyme, which translates into the protein MTDTNNTPGADGGDALVTAFNAVGADYIFCSSGSEWAPVWESLARRHRDGLPCPQYLDLTHETVAVGMATGYGLVKRRPQGVLLHAAPGLLQGSMAVHGALLAGVPMVVSSSESTTYGDGPGQDPGGQWYRNLSVVGGPHQIAQPFTKWSNEAASVHTLPTMVTRAAELAWRAPAGPAYLNVPLEILLEEWDGREAKPIVRPGSTHSSPEEVDPVAQLIREATNPVIVTETAGREAGGFEALVAFAEAWNIPVVEPDSAVCGNFPRTHPLHAGSDIGPWMDEADLILLVNCRAPFYPPSRRPSKATIVVIDEVPQRPHVVYQVLFADTYLEGNVTNTLRQLTKRAKDVDAGAVAVRRAAQEQRHADEQAAIATAEAKAAQAEGVDPVLVAATLRRLLDGQGGIVVDETITHSRVVKRHVQTADPDSYFYVQGGLGQGIAVALGVKLAARERPVVLTIGDGAFTYNPVIPSYDASNAYELPLLIVVFNNRVYKSMNMNHRRFYPEGAAADTGEWLGTDLHRLPRLAAFAEPFGMHTETVDAPEALAPALERALKAVAEGTTAVVDVLVTR